The DNA sequence CGATCAGCCAGACGGTCAGGCTGACGTTCCAGCCCAGGATGGCGGATAGCACCAGGGCCGGGGCGTAGAGCGAGAGGCCGTTACTCAGGCCGCGCTGCACCAGAAACAGGATGGCGGCCAGGGTGCGGGTCCGGCGGTCGAAGCGGGTTTCGAGGTATTCGTAGGCCGTAAAGACGCGCAGGCGCTGGTAGATGGGCACAGCCACGGCGGCAATGAGCACCATGGCCAGCGGCAGGCCGAAGTAGAACTGAATGAAGCGCATCCCGTCGTCGTAGGCCTGACCGGGGGTGCTGAGGAAGGTGATGGCCGAGGCTTGGGTGGCCACGATGCTCAACCCGATGCCCCACCAGTTGGCCTGCCGGCTGCCCAGCAGGTAGGCATCGAGGGTGCGGCTGCCGCGGGTGCGCCAGGTGCCGTAGCCCACGATAAACAAGAGCGTGCCGCCGAGCACCAGCCAGTCGAGCAAACTCATGCGAAGGCGCGGGTGAGAATGAGGAATAGCACCAGCTCGGCGGCCAGGGCGGCCATGACCAGGGCGTACCAGGACCGCCAGGTGGGCAGCAGCGGTGGTTTATCAGTTTCGGGAGCAGCGGGCAAGGGCAGGCAGGTTAAAGGGCGGAATCAGGCGGCAAGATAGGTTCCGGTGGCTGGATACTGGTAGGGAATGGCGGGCGGTTGGTAGGAGCTATGTGGCGCTTGGTAGGGAATGTCTGTCCGGTGGTAGGAGAAGACTGGCGGTTGGTAGGAGCTATCTGGCGGACGGTAGGAACTATCTGGCGGTTGGTAGGAGAAGACTGGCGGACGGTAGGAACTAGCTGGCGGACGGTAGGAACTAGCTGGCGGACGGTAGAGGCTATCTGGCGGACGGTAGGAGCTTGCTGTCCGTTGGTCGGAACTGTTTGCATGTGGCTTAAAGGCTCCGGCTTGTGACGCATTTTTACCGCCCTGCCCGCTGATTCGCATTGCGGGAGAGATGCTTCGACTCCGCTCAGCATGACGAGTACCATTGCACACGAGATGTCTCGCCCTGCTCGACCTAACCAGCCCGCGAGATGCTTCGGCTGCGCCTCTGCATGACGGGCTGGTTTGGTGCCTTGGTACTGATAGACGCTATTCCGGGCTCAGCGCTGCTTGGGGGCCGGCAAAGGCGGGCAATTGGACCAGCTGGCCGGCCAGAAAGGTGAAGAGCACCACGAGCCAGACGGAGAACAGCACGTCGGAGAGGTAGTGCATGTCGAGCACGAGGCGGCCCAGGCCGATGAGCACGGGGAAGATCAGCAGCGGCAGGCGCTGGCGCGGGTAGGCCACGGCCAGGGGCGCAAACAGGCTGAAATAGATGGCCGTGTGGGTAGAGGGGAACGAGCCGGTGTTGGGCGCGTCGTAGCCGAAGCCCAGGTCGTGGTAGGAGCCGGCGAACAGGGCCACGGGACGCAGGCGCAGCAGCACGCCCTTGAGCACCCGGGCCGCCACCATGCTCAGCTCGTGGGTGAGCAGCAGCACCAGAAACAGGCCGGCGGCCGGACTTTTCAGCACCCACCGGCCCACGGCATAGGCCGCGCCCAGCAGCAGAAAAATGGCCGGAATACCCAGCCCGTGCGTCATGCTCACGTCGTGCGCCTGGTCGGCGGT is a window from the Hymenobacter aquaticus genome containing:
- a CDS encoding phosphatase PAP2 family protein, translating into MPCPALLTPRQFLRLTILLLPACALLIVFFDQPLALFIHRHGAALRPFFETLTSTADQAHDVSMTHGLGIPAIFLLLGAAYAVGRWVLKSPAAGLFLVLLLTHELSMVAARVLKGVLLRLRPVALFAGSYHDLGFGYDAPNTGSFPSTHTAIYFSLFAPLAVAYPRQRLPLLIFPVLIGLGRLVLDMHYLSDVLFSVWLVVLFTFLAGQLVQLPAFAGPQAALSPE